In Cloacibacterium caeni, a single window of DNA contains:
- a CDS encoding fumarylacetoacetate hydrolase family protein, whose protein sequence is MKIICIGRNYAEHAKELGNEIPENPVIFMKPDTAVLKKGSDFYIPEFSDDVHYELEVVLKISKGGKYIQKENAPKHYDEIALGIDFTARDLQSQLKGKGLPWELAKGFDGSAVVSDFFPKENFDLKNLNFQLKKNKETVQDGNTCLMMFSPDDIIAFVSQYFTLRVGDLIFTGTPKGVGKVSENDELEMFLEGEKVYSLRIQ, encoded by the coding sequence ATGAAAATCATTTGCATAGGAAGAAATTACGCAGAACACGCGAAAGAATTAGGAAACGAAATTCCAGAAAATCCAGTTATTTTCATGAAACCAGACACTGCTGTTCTCAAGAAAGGCAGTGATTTCTATATTCCAGAATTTTCTGATGACGTGCATTATGAATTAGAAGTGGTGCTTAAAATTTCTAAAGGCGGAAAATATATCCAAAAAGAAAATGCACCTAAACATTATGACGAAATTGCGCTTGGAATAGATTTTACAGCGAGAGATTTACAGTCTCAGCTCAAAGGAAAAGGTTTACCTTGGGAACTCGCAAAAGGTTTTGACGGAAGCGCTGTAGTTTCTGATTTTTTCCCAAAAGAGAATTTTGATTTAAAAAATTTGAATTTTCAACTCAAAAAAAATAAAGAAACTGTACAAGATGGCAATACCTGTCTAATGATGTTTTCGCCAGATGATATTATTGCTTTTGTCTCTCAATACTTCACTTTAAGAGTGGGAGATTTAATTTTCACAGGAACTCCAAAAGGTGTAGGAAAGGTATCAGAAAACGATGAGCTAGAAATGTTTCTAGAAGGCGAAAAAGTTTATAGTCTGCGCATACAATAA
- a CDS encoding DUF6341 family protein, whose protein sequence is MTSFWLFLSDLFKWSFGFYDFAGNVLNWILFIVASALFCYWCYVLVTTLGNNKDKEYYSPTEGKFPYYNPELHTKED, encoded by the coding sequence ATGACGTCTTTTTGGTTATTCTTAAGTGATTTGTTCAAATGGTCTTTCGGATTCTATGATTTCGCAGGAAACGTATTGAACTGGATTCTATTTATTGTAGCTAGTGCTTTATTTTGCTATTGGTGTTATGTTTTAGTAACCACATTAGGGAATAATAAAGATAAAGAATATTATTCACCTACAGAAGGTAAATTCCCATACTACAACCCAGAATTACACACTAAAGAAGATTAA
- a CDS encoding DUF6427 family protein, whose translation MFRLLSKESNIFSIPVYIFFLFLLIISFNILDFKTLGVFSSIITFCGFALGYFLFNAIGLNYNTHLPLFLYTFFVFALYPGSLDIGIAMSLFTNSFVMVLLTSNQDEVRKNSYLIIGAILAVNFLFLPTTWPMFIFVLIHLISTSDHISLNIFRLFFGNALVFGTYFGVMYLIGYHDFDESYIPYVEDSFMQDYYPLYFLLPVALYVLYAVMDHFANFNKKSPSSKFKYTFMLLFFLAQLVTVFLYMGKNYEYLLLLVLPNVIILSRALRFLKKYWMKEFGVWIIILTLLLFKLTTYIDLDELIRL comes from the coding sequence ATGTTCAGATTACTATCAAAAGAAAGCAATATTTTTTCGATTCCTGTCTATATATTTTTTTTATTTCTTTTGATCATATCATTTAATATATTGGATTTCAAAACATTAGGTGTTTTTTCTAGCATTATTACGTTTTGCGGATTTGCTTTAGGATATTTTCTTTTTAACGCTATTGGCCTGAATTACAATACTCATCTTCCTCTTTTTCTGTATACCTTTTTTGTGTTTGCATTATATCCGGGAAGTTTAGACATAGGAATTGCGATGTCTTTGTTCACCAACTCTTTTGTAATGGTTTTATTGACCAGCAATCAAGATGAAGTAAGGAAAAATTCATACCTGATTATTGGCGCAATTTTGGCGGTGAATTTCTTGTTTTTGCCTACAACTTGGCCTATGTTTATTTTCGTGTTGATTCACCTTATTTCTACTTCAGATCATATTTCGCTGAATATTTTCAGATTATTTTTTGGAAATGCATTGGTTTTTGGAACTTATTTTGGTGTGATGTATCTTATTGGTTATCATGATTTTGACGAAAGTTATATTCCTTATGTAGAAGATTCTTTCATGCAAGATTACTATCCATTATACTTTCTTTTACCCGTTGCTTTATATGTGTTGTATGCTGTAATGGACCATTTTGCCAATTTTAATAAAAAAAGTCCTTCTAGTAAATTTAAGTACACTTTTATGCTCTTGTTTTTCTTGGCACAATTGGTGACTGTATTTCTTTACATGGGCAAAAATTATGAATATTTACTTTTATTGGTTTTACCGAATGTGATTATCCTTTCTAGAGCCTTGAGATTTTTGAAAAAATATTGGATGAAAGAATTCGGTGTATGGATAATTATTCTCACTTTATTACTTTTTAAACTTACTAC
- a CDS encoding universal stress protein, with translation MKNIILPIDFSDTTDILVEGAVDFAKEIAGKIYLIHVAPADIGFAIGDMGFQYFPEIEKSEISEELAELNEIEKRIKAKGVACEHLLKQGIAAEIILDYAKDKKANYIVMGSHGRSGIYDVFVGSLTKDITKKSPIPVLVVPCHN, from the coding sequence ATGAAAAATATTATTTTACCCATCGATTTTTCTGACACTACTGATATTCTTGTAGAAGGCGCTGTAGATTTTGCAAAAGAAATAGCCGGAAAAATTTATTTAATACACGTAGCTCCTGCAGATATAGGCTTTGCTATAGGAGATATGGGATTTCAATATTTCCCAGAGATAGAAAAATCTGAAATTTCTGAAGAACTCGCCGAGTTGAATGAAATTGAAAAAAGAATAAAAGCAAAAGGTGTAGCTTGTGAACATTTACTAAAACAAGGCATCGCTGCTGAAATTATTTTAGATTATGCTAAAGACAAAAAGGCCAACTACATCGTCATGGGAAGTCATGGAAGAAGCGGCATTTATGATGTTTTCGTAGGAAGTCTTACCAAAGATATCACGAAAAAATCTCCTATTCCTGTTTTAGTAGTTCCTTGTCACAATTAA